In Candidatus Bathyarchaeota archaeon, the sequence GAAGCCGAGGAACTCTGTGACCGCGTAGGCATAATTGACCACGGAACCCTAATCGCACTTGGTTCACCTGCAGAATTGATTGCAAAAAACAAAGTCAAAAACTTGGAAGAAGTCTTCATCAAACTCACCGGAAGAAAAATACGGGAGGAGCTTTAGTTGAAACTTCAACGAGTCCTTGCTTTAACCAAAAAAGAAATGAAAAAGACATTTCGTGAACCCGCGGTGCTGTTCATGATTTTCCTGTTTCCAATAGTTTTCGTTTTCGCTTTTGGGGCTTCTTTTGGTGGTGTAGGAGGAGGACAGCCTGCGTACCAAATTGGCGTAGTCAACATCGATGAAAGCGACCCATCACAGCTCTTCATAACTGCGTTATCGCGCACAGAGATACTGAATATTCAAATTTACGCTGACAACGAAACTGCGCAGACCGAATTATCGCAAGGCAAGATTCAAGCCGTAATGATAATACCTGCTGCCTTCAGCGAAAGCTTCTTTTCTTATCAGGCAGCTCCAAACGACCCTGCCGGTTGGGTTAACGCTACAATTTCTTTGTATGTAGACAAAGGCTCAGTTGTTGCAACTCAAGCGGTACCGCCGATTATTCAGCAAGTCTTATTGGAATTTACAGATGGCAACCAGCAGGCGGCTCCAAGCCCTATTAGTTTGCAAACGGTATCAATGGTCGAAGTGAAACAGGGTTCAGCGCTCGACTTCATGGCACCAGGAATGTTCACTTTCGCTTCAATATTCCTAATAATGATGGTTGCCCAATCCTTCACCCAAGACCGCGAAAACGGCATGATGAAAAGAATCCGAATTACGCCAACATCACCCACAGAATTCATGATTAGCCAAGTCCTATCCTACACAGTCATAGCTTTTATTCAGGCAATTCTCGTGTTCTCAATGGTTTATTTAATGGGCTTCCGACCAGATGTAGGCATCGCCGTCTACGCTTTTGCTTTCGTACTGGTTCTCGTGTTCTCGCTGTCCAACATCGGATTCGGCCTAATCACGGCCACCGTTGC encodes:
- a CDS encoding ABC transporter permease; the encoded protein is MKLQRVLALTKKEMKKTFREPAVLFMIFLFPIVFVFAFGASFGGVGGGQPAYQIGVVNIDESDPSQLFITALSRTEILNIQIYADNETAQTELSQGKIQAVMIIPAAFSESFFSYQAAPNDPAGWVNATISLYVDKGSVVATQAVPPIIQQVLLEFTDGNQQAAPSPISLQTVSMVEVKQGSALDFMAPGMFTFASIFLIMMVAQSFTQDRENGMMKRIRITPTSPTEFMISQVLSYTVIAFIQAILVFSMVYLMGFRPDVGIAVYAFAFVLVLVFSLSNIGFGLITATVAKSSGAATGLSFLFVLPQLFLGTFVGASLSSAAQVAGKFVPSFYVTDALTSLFLRGASITSPTILWDTAIVSLSCMAILAVGIILYGKYYRV